A genomic window from Montipora capricornis isolate CH-2021 chromosome 8, ASM3666992v2, whole genome shotgun sequence includes:
- the LOC138014065 gene encoding PE-PGRS family protein PE_PGRS26-like, with amino-acid sequence MNRHRMRDSFTLVVILVSVFHLGQTALSTCNSSINAVITFPCKFAPGIHSYQSLTISTEVFLETTSLSSQHYFNVSQTFNIQSTAIILLDYNRDSTNNPGAGVSGNISSSGGSFGGRAGAASNTPLSLPQAETYGNAFAVAQAGSWGGANSNTRAKGGGLLRIYARKLIIDGTVQVNGERAQENSNGGGGSGGGVSIDCYEIDGNGRLLASGGMGSGTGGGGAGGRISVKFDHGSFPGLAKAYGGKTENEVTSRGVSGNQLTASSTRVYTSPSYPYSTTYYYPSYASLGYTGGTGGWMPATNNIGSEYLEARLSSAIYITGVATQGRHGGSEYTRTYTLKYLDPYRSSPEMWRDVKVHLMLILCFPVLKNYCYCIEMRSVLR; translated from the exons ATGAATAGACATCGCATGAGAGACTCTTTCACACTTGTGGTTATACTGGTTTCAGTATTCCACCTTGGACAAACAGCGTTGTCCACCTGTAACAGTAGTATCAACGCAGTGATTACATTTCCGTGTAAATTTGCACCAGGGATACATTCATACCAGAGCTTGACCATCAGTACGGAAGTCTTTTTGGAGACGACATCGTTGTCCTCACAGCATTACTTCAACGTGTCGCAGACGTTTAATATTCAAAGTACTGCAATAATACTCCTAGATTATAACAGAGACAGTACGAATAATCCAGGAGCCGGCGTTAGCGGGAACATCAGCAGCTCTGGTGGAAGCTTTGGAGGAAGAGCTGGTGCTGCCTCAAACACGCCTCTGTCATTGCCACAGGCAGAAACTTACGGTAACGCGTTCGCCGTTGCACAGGCCGGGAGTTGGGGTGGTGCAAACTCCAATACACGAGCAAAAGGGGGCGGACTTCTGAGAATCTACGCTCGCAAACTTATAATCGACGGCACAGTGCAAGTGAATGGGGAACGTGCACAAGAGAATTCGAATGGCGGAGGGGGAAGTGGTGGCGGTGTGTCGATAGATTGCTATGAAATCGATGGAAACGGAAGATTGCTGGCTTCTGGAGGGATGGGATCGGGTACCGGAGGAGGAGGTGCAGGAGGGAGGATTTCGGTCAAGTTTGACCACGGTTCCTTCCCAGGACTGGCTAAAGCATACGGCGGGAAAACAG AAAATGAAGTGACTTCCCGCGGTGTAAGCGGGAATCAATTGACGGCTTCTTCTACAAGAGTATATACCTCTCCTTCATATCCATATTCAACAACTTATTACTACCCCTCTTACGCATCGCTAGGATACACTGGAGGCACTGGAGGGTGGATGCCCGCGACAAATAATATTGGCTCCGAATATTTGGAG GCCAGGCTGTCTAGCGCTATTTACATAACAGGCGTGGCTACCCAGGGACGTCATGGAGGTTCAGAGTACACAAGGACATACACGCTAAAGTATCTGGATCCTTACAGATCTTCACCAGAGATGTGGCGAGATGTGAAGGTACATTTGATGCTGATATTATGCTTTCCTGTTCTCAAAAATTACTGTTACTGTATAGAGATGAGAAGTGTGTTACGATGA
- the LOC138014066 gene encoding uncharacterized protein, translating into MPSTKLQIHSLLSPCARMFHGSELILNGLKPSVSLERSVDIYGTLSISGSPVVLMGKENGVVTLHPGSSPSNLTFGDLVIKSTGHLRLLNYDNDFPESCRWAVTTTGSGLTLEANSNLEVSCPLNLTGNQMTIGYNAALTINGNSSVSYVSMNNVKITGTFDPGVLSMEEGWKSLRIEKYGHMQFFPFGDVRLDTFYTNGNFYVEGALYIRGRNPAVTRTIEIDHYGRVMFNLSLSSNSLTFVHNNSQQYGAHGRLPLNGTSLVHADIVVVDGVWLPQKLSIQPGWKELTVEDGGTFNFDPVGVYNLDKLYLDGNVKALNAVELAGLSQERLLECVVGYNGVVLFESTGLTTIRCQSVVVSGTLRVGNLFIGSRWDSLQVNTSNGKFYFETSRALNINQTRVSGLIQTGSAVGPLTPWTGDSVTIESPGTINIHYQALPSVIVDGAINSTFYVTDFQVDGTFQLGSLYVVANSFVVGSSGHVTVDGGGALGGTGPGAGSPHNSGGSGASYGGRGGRGAQTLAQSLIYGDIFSPGGWGSGGGNGSGGTGGGRGGGRIFLQVSQTLDVDGTIKANGLNGQTSRSGGGSGGSLWATCQQFTGSGIIQAKGGNGNSYGGGGAGGRITVYYVIGGFHSDHADASGGQAGYGSSVEPGGPGVIYLEGQSPIVKNLRIDNKGLKPLATLNGNFDLFKYSGAVAYLNPPSDNFIYDFTLIEVYGGGHLVFPRAGTEVRVDTIYGDDTGYIHVPPLNTLNMTGTSEYKRINVTWAPFVYENATFVLPNGTVEIRRAESLSYPGIQRSSQVTFWGIVLGFKAHLMVGYGATVSFETSCPRDLNFVGITVQKTSQLILNSIAENTTDNWIIEVAKDHGPVYREGIVTIEGDGSFVARSLTLKAESLVVDARGKLTLDGKGYDAGESGLTVCK; encoded by the exons ATGCCTTCTACCAAGTTACAAATACATAGCCTTCTGTCTCCTTGCGCACGGATGTTTCATGGCTCCGAGCTTATCCTCAACGGCCTAAAGCCGAGCGTATCCTTGGAGCGTTCTGTTGACATATACGGAACTTTATCTATTAGCGGGTCTCCTGTTGTCCTTATGGGAAAGGAAAACGGCGTAGTGACTTTGCACCCTGGCTCCTCTCCGAGTAATCTGACCTTTGGAGACCTTGTAATTAAATCTACGGGTCATCTACGATTGTTGAATTATGACAACGATTTCCCAGAGTCTTGCCGCTGGGCAGTTACAACCACAGGATCGGGACTTACGTTAGAGGCCAATTCCAATTTGGAAGTCAGTTGTCCACTCAATTTAACTGGCAATCAAATGACTATTGGCTACAATGCCGCATTGACAATAAATGGTAATAGCTCGGTATCATACGTGTCAATGAACAACGTCAAAATAACAGGAACGTTTGATCCAGGTGTACTGTCAATGGAAGAAGGTTGGAAATCCCTAAGAATTGAAAAATATGGCCACATGCAATTTTTCCCCTTCGGGGACGTACGACTAGATACATTTTACACAAACGGAAACTTCTACGTTGAAGGAGCGTTGTATATAAGAGGCAGGAATCCAGCAGTTACCAGGACAATCGAAATTGACCATTATGGGCGCGTAATGTTTAATTTGTCTCTCAGCTCGAATTCTTTGACTTTCGTGCACAATAATTCACAGCAATACGGCGCACATGGAAGGCTTCCATTAAATGGAACCTCTCTCGTTCACGCtgatattgttgttgttgatggtGTATGGCTGCCTCAGAAGCTCAGCATTCAACCAGGGTGGAAAGAGCTGACCGTTGAAGATGGAGGCACTTTCAACTTTGATCCCGTAGGCGTTTATAACCTAGATAAGCTTTACCTTGATGGTAACGTAAAGGCTTTGAATGCGGTTGAACTGGCTGGTTTGTCACAAGAAAGACTACTCGAGTGTGTGGTTGGCTACAATGGCGTTGTGTTATTCGAGTCTACAGGTCTAACAACAATTCGCTGCCAGTCTGTTGTAGTCTCTGGAACTCTGCGTGTAGGAAACCTTTTCATCGGCTCCAGGTGGGATTCTCTTCAGGTGAATACCAGTAATggaaagttctattttgagacTTCGCGTGCCTTAAACATCAATCAAACACGAGTGAGTGGATTAATACAGACAGGGTCAGCGGTTGGTCCCCTTACTCCGTGGACTGGTGATTCAGTCACCATAGAAAGCCCAGGAACAATAAACATTCATTATCAAGCTCTGCCTTCAGTGATTGTAGACGGGGCAATCAATTCCACCTTTTACGTGACCGATTTTCAAGTAGATGGTACATTCCAACTTGGTTCGCTTTACGTTGTCGCTAATAGCTTTGTGGTTGGATCATCGGGTCACGTGACTGTGGATGGTGGAGGAGCTCTCGGAGGAACTGGGCCTGGAGCCGGAAGTCCACACAACAGTGGAGGTTCTGGGGCAAGCTACGGCGGGCGAGGAGGACGCGGTGCACAAACGCTTGCTCAATCTCTGATCTATGGCGACATTTTTTCTCCGGGGGGCTGGGGTAGTGGTGGTGGAAATGGTAGTGGCGGTACTGGTGGGGGTCGCGGAGGAGGCAGAATTTTCCTTCAAGTAAGCCAGACGCTGGATGTTGACGGAACTATTAAGGCGAACGGACTTAACGGACAG ACCTCTCGAAGTGGAGGCGGAAGTGGTGGCTCCTTATGGGCAACCTGCCAACAGTTCACTGGAAGTGGAATTATTCAGGCCAAAGGGGGTAACGGGAACTCTTATGGTGGGGGTGGAGCCGGCGGAAGAATCACGGTGTATTATGTCATTGGCGGTTTCCATAGCGACCATGCTGATGCAAGCGGTGGACAAGCGGGATATGGAAGTTCCGTGGAACCGGGAGGACCTGGGGTTATTTACTTGGAGGGCCAATCGCCTATTGTTAAGAATCTTCGAATCGACAACAAGGGACTCAAGCCATTG GCCACACTCAACGGAAATTTTGATCTTTTCAAATACTCAG GGGCTGTGGCATACCTTAATCCTCCCTCTGACAATTTCATCTATGACTTTACGCTTATCGAGGTTTATGGCGGAGGGCATCTTGTTTTCCCGCGTGCGGGAACTGAAGTGCGAGTTGATACCATCTATGGAGATGACACCGGTTATATTCACGTGCCGCCATTAAACACACTGAACATGACAGGAACATCGGAATACAAGCGAATCAACGTCACTTGGGCGCCTTTCGTGTATGAAAACGCTACTTTTGTTCTGCCCAACGGCACAGTGGAAATTCGTAGAGCTGAAAGCTTGAGTTATCCAGGTATACAACGAAGTTCGCAGGTCACGTTTTGGGGAATCGTGCTTGGATTTAAAGCCCATCTCATGGTTGGCTATGGAGCAACGGTTTCTTTTGAAACTTCTTGTCCGCGTGACTTGAATTTCGTAGGTATAACGGTACAAAAGACCAGTCAACTCATCTTGAATAGCATTGCGGAAAATACAACCGATAACTGGATTATCGAAGTGGCAAAGGATCATGGACCAGTGTACCGAGAGGGAATAGTGACGATTGAAGGTGATGGGTCGTTTGTAGCTCGATCGTTAACACTCAAAGCTGAATCATTGGTAGTTGATGCACGTGGGAAACTGACACTCGATGGAAAGGGATATGATGCTGGTGAGTCAGGCCTAACAGTCTGTAAGTAA